In [Mycobacterium] stephanolepidis, the genomic window CTTGGTCCCTCGCTGGGATTTCAGGTGGCGCATGCCGCCGCTCTCATCGGATACGGGGTACTGGCCTTCGTGCTGAGCCGGGCCGACAGGTCCAAGCTCGGAACAATCGGCGTCGCCTACATCGCCGGCAACCTGCTGGCCACCGTGCTCTATGTGGCGGCGGGTGTCATGAAATGGGTACCGCTGACCACCGCCGGGGTGGCGCTTTCCGTCGCGTTCGGCATCTACACCGCCGTCATGGCGGACATCCAATTCCTCGGACTACGGCGCCTGCGCTCGGCGTAGCCGCCCACATGCTCGCCTCGTTCTGAAGGTGAGCCGGTGCCGGGCCATCCACTGGGTGGCCCGGCACCTTCACGTCTAGACCGGGGTCAGCGGCAAGCGCAGCGCGCCGGGCGCAGACTCCGGAACCGTCGGACGGTTGGGCTGCACCGGGAAGACGCGTTTGTAGGGAGAGCCCAGCGCCGGCCGTGGATCGAGCTCACCCTTGTTGGGCCAGAACGCCATTGCGCGTTCGGCTTGGGCGGTGATGGTGAATGACGGATTGACCCCCAGGTTGGCCGAGATCGCCGAACCATCGGAGACATACAGCCCGGGATATCCGTAAACCCGTTGGTACGGGTCGATCACGCCGGTCTCGGGGGAATCACCGATGGGGCAGCCACCGATGAAATGCGCCGTCAGCGGGATGTTCATCGAATCCAGGTGGGTGCTGCCCGCGTATCCGTCGACCTTGTCGGCCATCCGCCGTGCGACATCGTGCGCGACCGGGATCCAGTCCGGGTTCGGTTCTCCCGAGCCCTGTTTGGTGGTCATCTTCTTGCCGAAAAGTCCGCGCTTGAGATAGGTGGTCAGTGAGTTGTCCAACGACTGCATCACCAGCACGATGATGGAGTGCTGCGCGGCGCGGTAGGGGAACATCGATCGGAGCACCATTGCGGGGTGCCGCACGTTGGCCAGCCAGGTGCGCGCGAAACGCCATGGGCCGCCGTCAACCATGTTGGTGCCCAACATGCTCAGGAAGGTGGAGCCTTCCCCGTATCGGACCACCTCGACATGGGTGTTGGGTTCGGGGTGGATCGACGAGGTGATGGCGACGCCTTGCGAGAAGTCATCGCGGGTGGGGGAATAGACGATGGGCACTGATTCGGAGTTGGTGCGTGTCTGTTCGCCCAGACGATCCGACAGGTTGGGCAGCGACCCTGAATCCTTGAATTTGTGCAGCAGCCGCTGGGTGCCCAGCGATGCCGCCGAGAACACCACATGCTGTGCGGTGAACGTGCGCTTCTTCTTGCGTACCAGCCGCCCGGTCTGTTTGGTGCTGACCGCATAGCCCTCACGATCCTGCAGGGGCTGCACATCAAGCACCTCGGTAAGCGGATGTATTTCTGCGCCAGCGTGTTCCGCGAGATACAGGTAGTTGGTCTCGGTGGTGTTCTTGGCATTGTGCTTGCAACCGGTCATACAGGCGGCACAGCCGATGCAGCCGGAGCGTTCGGGGCCGGCACCGCCGAAGAACGGATCCGGCACGGTCTTGCCCGGCTCATCGCCGAAGAAGACGCCGACGTTGGTGGGGTGGTAGGTGTCCTCGACACCGAGGTCCTTGGCGACAGCCAGTAGCACCTCATCGGGCGGGGTGGTGTGCGGAGTCTGCGCGACCCCGAGCATCCGGCTGGCCTGGTCGTAATAGGGCGCCAGTTCGGACTTCCAGTCGGTGATATGCGCCCACTGCTTATCGGTATAGAACTGCTCCAGCGGTTCATACAGCGTGTTGCCGTAGATCAGCGATCCACCGCCCACACCCACCGCGCTGGCGATGAAGGTCTTGCCCAGCACGGTAAGTCGCTGCGGTCCGAAGCACCCGAGCGCGGGTGCCCACATCGCCTTGCGAACGTGCCAGTTATTCGGGGGAAAATCCTCGCGTTTCCAGCGTTTTCCCATATCTAGTATGCCGACTCGGTAGCCCTTTTCGGTGAGGCGGAGGGCCGCAACGCTCCCACCGAAACCGGACCCGATGACGACTACGTCGTAGTCATAGTCCATGGCGGTCAACCTACTGGTTGGTCGTGAGCTGTGGGGTGAAATCAGGCTTGCGCTTGGGCTAATGCGGCGCGCATCTTCTCGTGCAGCAGATTGATGGCCTGCAACGGACGGATCATAACCTTGAACTCCACGATCTTTCCGGCATCGTCGCAGGTGATGATGTCGATTCCGTTGATGTATTTGCCGTCCACGGTGGCCTCGAACTCGAGCGCAGCGGTGTTCCCGTCCAGGATTTCCTTGGTGTAGTGGAAGTTGTTATCCGGTCCGGCAAGGGTGGCGAAGGCTGCCAACAAGTACATGGCGGTGATCTGCTTACCCTGCTGCGGGGTGAACACCACGGGGGAGTAGAAGGCCGCGTCCTCGGCCAGCAGGTCGTTGAGCGCTTCCGGGTTCGCGCCGGAGATGATGCCGTGCCAGGTTTCAACCA contains:
- a CDS encoding GMC oxidoreductase; translated protein: MDYDYDVVVIGSGFGGSVAALRLTEKGYRVGILDMGKRWKREDFPPNNWHVRKAMWAPALGCFGPQRLTVLGKTFIASAVGVGGGSLIYGNTLYEPLEQFYTDKQWAHITDWKSELAPYYDQASRMLGVAQTPHTTPPDEVLLAVAKDLGVEDTYHPTNVGVFFGDEPGKTVPDPFFGGAGPERSGCIGCAACMTGCKHNAKNTTETNYLYLAEHAGAEIHPLTEVLDVQPLQDREGYAVSTKQTGRLVRKKKRTFTAQHVVFSAASLGTQRLLHKFKDSGSLPNLSDRLGEQTRTNSESVPIVYSPTRDDFSQGVAITSSIHPEPNTHVEVVRYGEGSTFLSMLGTNMVDGGPWRFARTWLANVRHPAMVLRSMFPYRAAQHSIIVLVMQSLDNSLTTYLKRGLFGKKMTTKQGSGEPNPDWIPVAHDVARRMADKVDGYAGSTHLDSMNIPLTAHFIGGCPIGDSPETGVIDPYQRVYGYPGLYVSDGSAISANLGVNPSFTITAQAERAMAFWPNKGELDPRPALGSPYKRVFPVQPNRPTVPESAPGALRLPLTPV
- a CDS encoding nuclear transport factor 2 family protein, yielding MINDVVETWHGIISGANPEALNDLLAEDAAFYSPVVFTPQQGKQITAMYLLAAFATLAGPDNNFHYTKEILDGNTAALEFEATVDGKYINGIDIITCDDAGKIVEFKVMIRPLQAINLLHEKMRAALAQAQA